One window of Ziziphus jujuba cultivar Dongzao chromosome 5, ASM3175591v1 genomic DNA carries:
- the LOC107420934 gene encoding probable protein phosphatase 2C 12 isoform X4: MSAKTEHHTVPLSVLLKRELANEKIENPEIIYGLANQSKKGEDFTLLKTECQRMVGDGVSTFSVFGLFDGHNGSAAAIYSKENLLNNVLSALPSDLNRDEWLLALPRALVAAFVKTDIEFQEKAQTSGTTVTFVIIEGWIITVASVGDSRGMLESTEGEFLYLSADHRLECNEEERIRITESGGEVGRLNTGGGAEIGPLRCWPGGLCLSRSIGDMDVGPFIVPVPHVKQVKLSSSGGRVIISSDGVWDALSAEVAYDCCRGMPPDAAAEQIVKEAVQAKGLRDDTTCIVIDMLPVEKPPAPLPPPKRQGRGVFKSMFRKKSAESSSNIDKDYLEPDVVEELFEEGSALLSESSSNLGKLRPWDGPFLCPSCHEKKEAMEGKRRSGDRYSSGSD, from the exons ATGTCCGCAAAGACTGAACATCACACGGTGCCACTTTCGGTTCTGCTGAAGCGTGAATTGGCAAACGAGAAGATTGAGAATCCGGAAATTATATACGGTCTGGCGAATCAGAGCAAGAAAGGGGAGGATTTCACTTTGCTTAAAACCGAATGTCAAAGGATGGTCGGAGATGGCGTTTCTACTTTTTCCGTTTTTGGG CTGTTTGATGGACATAATGGGTCAGCTGCTGCAATTTACTCAAAGGAGAATCTCCTGAATAATGTTTTAAGTGCTCTCCCATCTGATCTTAATAGAGATGAATGGCTATTAGCACTTCCAAGAGCTTTGGTTGCTGCTTTTGTCAAGACAGACATAGAATTTCAAGAGAAAG CACAAACGTCAGGAACAACTGTCACCTTTGTCATTATTGAAGGATGGATCATAACTGTTGCATCTGTTGGTGATTCCCGTGGTATGCTTGAATCAACTGAAGGCGAATTTCTTTACTTGTCTGCAGATCATAGGCTTGAATGCAATGAAGAGGA GAGGATACGTATCACTGAAAGTGGGGGTGAGGTGGGTCGTCTTAATACTGGTGGTGGTGCAGAG ATTGGTCCTCTCAGGTGTTGGCCAGGTGGCCTGTGTCTTTCACGATCAATTGGAGATATGGATGTTGGCCCGTTCATAGTGCCTGTTCCTCATGTAAAGCAAGTGAAG TTGTCTTCTAGTGGTGGTAGGGTTATCATCTCTAGCGATGGTGTGTGGGATGCTTTAAGTGCCGAAGTTGCTTACGATTGTTGCCGTGGGATGCCACCAGATGCTGCAGCTGAACAAATTGTTAAG GAAGCTGTCCAGGCAAAGGGACTTCGAGATGATACAACGTGCATTGTTATTGATATGTTACCCGTGGAAAAGCCACCTGCTCCTTTGCCTCCACCAAAGAGGCAGGGCAGAGGAGTGTTTAAGTCCATGTTTCGCAAGAAGTCCGCAGAATCATCTTCTAATATTGATAAAGATTATTTAGAGCCAGATGTGGTGGAGGAACTATTTGAGGAGGGATCTGCGCTGCTTTCAGAAAG CTCatcaaatttaggaaagttgcGTCCATGGGATGGCCCCTTCCTTTGCCCAAGTTGCCATGAGAAGAAAGAGGCCATGGAAGGGAAAAGACGGTCTGGAG ATAGATACAGTAGTGGAAGTGACTAG
- the LOC107420934 gene encoding probable protein phosphatase 2C 12 isoform X3, with protein sequence MSAKTEHHTVPLSVLLKRELANEKIENPEIIYGLANQSKKGEDFTLLKTECQRMVGDGVSTFSVFGLFDGHNGSAAAIYSKENLLNNVLSALPSDLNRDEWLLALPRALVAAFVKTDIEFQEKAQTSGTTVTFVIIEGWIITVASVGDSRGMLESTEGEFLYLSADHRLECNEEERIRITESGGEVGRLNTGGGAEIGPLRCWPGGLCLSRSIGDMDVGPFIVPVPHVKQVKLSSSGGRVIISSDGVWDALSAEVAYDCCRGMPPDAAAEQIVKEAVQAKGLRDDTTCIVIDMLPVEKPPAPLPPPKRQGRGVFKSMFRKKSAESSSNIDKDYLEPDVVEELFEEGSALLSESSSNLGKLRPWDGPFLCPSCHEKKEAMEGKRRSGDTVVEVTRQPSAVFAF encoded by the exons ATGTCCGCAAAGACTGAACATCACACGGTGCCACTTTCGGTTCTGCTGAAGCGTGAATTGGCAAACGAGAAGATTGAGAATCCGGAAATTATATACGGTCTGGCGAATCAGAGCAAGAAAGGGGAGGATTTCACTTTGCTTAAAACCGAATGTCAAAGGATGGTCGGAGATGGCGTTTCTACTTTTTCCGTTTTTGGG CTGTTTGATGGACATAATGGGTCAGCTGCTGCAATTTACTCAAAGGAGAATCTCCTGAATAATGTTTTAAGTGCTCTCCCATCTGATCTTAATAGAGATGAATGGCTATTAGCACTTCCAAGAGCTTTGGTTGCTGCTTTTGTCAAGACAGACATAGAATTTCAAGAGAAAG CACAAACGTCAGGAACAACTGTCACCTTTGTCATTATTGAAGGATGGATCATAACTGTTGCATCTGTTGGTGATTCCCGTGGTATGCTTGAATCAACTGAAGGCGAATTTCTTTACTTGTCTGCAGATCATAGGCTTGAATGCAATGAAGAGGA GAGGATACGTATCACTGAAAGTGGGGGTGAGGTGGGTCGTCTTAATACTGGTGGTGGTGCAGAG ATTGGTCCTCTCAGGTGTTGGCCAGGTGGCCTGTGTCTTTCACGATCAATTGGAGATATGGATGTTGGCCCGTTCATAGTGCCTGTTCCTCATGTAAAGCAAGTGAAG TTGTCTTCTAGTGGTGGTAGGGTTATCATCTCTAGCGATGGTGTGTGGGATGCTTTAAGTGCCGAAGTTGCTTACGATTGTTGCCGTGGGATGCCACCAGATGCTGCAGCTGAACAAATTGTTAAG GAAGCTGTCCAGGCAAAGGGACTTCGAGATGATACAACGTGCATTGTTATTGATATGTTACCCGTGGAAAAGCCACCTGCTCCTTTGCCTCCACCAAAGAGGCAGGGCAGAGGAGTGTTTAAGTCCATGTTTCGCAAGAAGTCCGCAGAATCATCTTCTAATATTGATAAAGATTATTTAGAGCCAGATGTGGTGGAGGAACTATTTGAGGAGGGATCTGCGCTGCTTTCAGAAAG CTCatcaaatttaggaaagttgcGTCCATGGGATGGCCCCTTCCTTTGCCCAAGTTGCCATGAGAAGAAAGAGGCCATGGAAGGGAAAAGACGGTCTGGAG ATACAGTAGTGGAAGTGACTAGGCAGCCCTCAGCCGTTTTTGCATTTTGA
- the LOC107420934 gene encoding probable protein phosphatase 2C 12 isoform X2 has product MSAKTEHHTVPLSVLLKRELANEKIENPEIIYGLANQSKKGEDFTLLKTECQRMVGDGVSTFSVFGLFDGHNGSAAAIYSKENLLNNVLSALPSDLNRDEWLLALPRALVAAFVKTDIEFQEKAQTSGTTVTFVIIEGWIITVASVGDSRGMLESTEGEFLYLSADHRLECNEEERIRITESGGEVGRLNTGGGAEIGPLRCWPGGLCLSRSIGDMDVGPFIVPVPHVKQVKLSSSGGRVIISSDGVWDALSAEVAYDCCRGMPPDAAAEQIVKEAVQAKGLRDDTTCIVIDMLPVEKPPAPLPPPKRQGRGVFKSMFRKKSAESSSNIDKDYLEPDVVEELFEEGSALLSERLDSKYPLCNMFKLFICAICQVELKPGEGISIHASSSNLGKLRPWDGPFLCPSCHEKKEAMEGKRRSGDRYSSGSD; this is encoded by the exons ATGTCCGCAAAGACTGAACATCACACGGTGCCACTTTCGGTTCTGCTGAAGCGTGAATTGGCAAACGAGAAGATTGAGAATCCGGAAATTATATACGGTCTGGCGAATCAGAGCAAGAAAGGGGAGGATTTCACTTTGCTTAAAACCGAATGTCAAAGGATGGTCGGAGATGGCGTTTCTACTTTTTCCGTTTTTGGG CTGTTTGATGGACATAATGGGTCAGCTGCTGCAATTTACTCAAAGGAGAATCTCCTGAATAATGTTTTAAGTGCTCTCCCATCTGATCTTAATAGAGATGAATGGCTATTAGCACTTCCAAGAGCTTTGGTTGCTGCTTTTGTCAAGACAGACATAGAATTTCAAGAGAAAG CACAAACGTCAGGAACAACTGTCACCTTTGTCATTATTGAAGGATGGATCATAACTGTTGCATCTGTTGGTGATTCCCGTGGTATGCTTGAATCAACTGAAGGCGAATTTCTTTACTTGTCTGCAGATCATAGGCTTGAATGCAATGAAGAGGA GAGGATACGTATCACTGAAAGTGGGGGTGAGGTGGGTCGTCTTAATACTGGTGGTGGTGCAGAG ATTGGTCCTCTCAGGTGTTGGCCAGGTGGCCTGTGTCTTTCACGATCAATTGGAGATATGGATGTTGGCCCGTTCATAGTGCCTGTTCCTCATGTAAAGCAAGTGAAG TTGTCTTCTAGTGGTGGTAGGGTTATCATCTCTAGCGATGGTGTGTGGGATGCTTTAAGTGCCGAAGTTGCTTACGATTGTTGCCGTGGGATGCCACCAGATGCTGCAGCTGAACAAATTGTTAAG GAAGCTGTCCAGGCAAAGGGACTTCGAGATGATACAACGTGCATTGTTATTGATATGTTACCCGTGGAAAAGCCACCTGCTCCTTTGCCTCCACCAAAGAGGCAGGGCAGAGGAGTGTTTAAGTCCATGTTTCGCAAGAAGTCCGCAGAATCATCTTCTAATATTGATAAAGATTATTTAGAGCCAGATGTGGTGGAGGAACTATTTGAGGAGGGATCTGCGCTGCTTTCAGAAAG GTTAGACTCAAAATATCCACTCTGTAACATGTTTAAGTTGTTTATCTGTGCTATTTGTCAAGTAGAATTGAAACCAGGAGAGGGTATTTCTATACATGCTAGCTCatcaaatttaggaaagttgcGTCCATGGGATGGCCCCTTCCTTTGCCCAAGTTGCCATGAGAAGAAAGAGGCCATGGAAGGGAAAAGACGGTCTGGAG ATAGATACAGTAGTGGAAGTGACTAG
- the LOC107420934 gene encoding probable protein phosphatase 2C 12 isoform X1, whose protein sequence is MSAKTEHHTVPLSVLLKRELANEKIENPEIIYGLANQSKKGEDFTLLKTECQRMVGDGVSTFSVFGLFDGHNGSAAAIYSKENLLNNVLSALPSDLNRDEWLLALPRALVAAFVKTDIEFQEKAQTSGTTVTFVIIEGWIITVASVGDSRGMLESTEGEFLYLSADHRLECNEEERIRITESGGEVGRLNTGGGAEIGPLRCWPGGLCLSRSIGDMDVGPFIVPVPHVKQVKLSSSGGRVIISSDGVWDALSAEVAYDCCRGMPPDAAAEQIVKEAVQAKGLRDDTTCIVIDMLPVEKPPAPLPPPKRQGRGVFKSMFRKKSAESSSNIDKDYLEPDVVEELFEEGSALLSERLDSKYPLCNMFKLFICAICQVELKPGEGISIHASSSNLGKLRPWDGPFLCPSCHEKKEAMEGKRRSGDTVVEVTRQPSAVFAF, encoded by the exons ATGTCCGCAAAGACTGAACATCACACGGTGCCACTTTCGGTTCTGCTGAAGCGTGAATTGGCAAACGAGAAGATTGAGAATCCGGAAATTATATACGGTCTGGCGAATCAGAGCAAGAAAGGGGAGGATTTCACTTTGCTTAAAACCGAATGTCAAAGGATGGTCGGAGATGGCGTTTCTACTTTTTCCGTTTTTGGG CTGTTTGATGGACATAATGGGTCAGCTGCTGCAATTTACTCAAAGGAGAATCTCCTGAATAATGTTTTAAGTGCTCTCCCATCTGATCTTAATAGAGATGAATGGCTATTAGCACTTCCAAGAGCTTTGGTTGCTGCTTTTGTCAAGACAGACATAGAATTTCAAGAGAAAG CACAAACGTCAGGAACAACTGTCACCTTTGTCATTATTGAAGGATGGATCATAACTGTTGCATCTGTTGGTGATTCCCGTGGTATGCTTGAATCAACTGAAGGCGAATTTCTTTACTTGTCTGCAGATCATAGGCTTGAATGCAATGAAGAGGA GAGGATACGTATCACTGAAAGTGGGGGTGAGGTGGGTCGTCTTAATACTGGTGGTGGTGCAGAG ATTGGTCCTCTCAGGTGTTGGCCAGGTGGCCTGTGTCTTTCACGATCAATTGGAGATATGGATGTTGGCCCGTTCATAGTGCCTGTTCCTCATGTAAAGCAAGTGAAG TTGTCTTCTAGTGGTGGTAGGGTTATCATCTCTAGCGATGGTGTGTGGGATGCTTTAAGTGCCGAAGTTGCTTACGATTGTTGCCGTGGGATGCCACCAGATGCTGCAGCTGAACAAATTGTTAAG GAAGCTGTCCAGGCAAAGGGACTTCGAGATGATACAACGTGCATTGTTATTGATATGTTACCCGTGGAAAAGCCACCTGCTCCTTTGCCTCCACCAAAGAGGCAGGGCAGAGGAGTGTTTAAGTCCATGTTTCGCAAGAAGTCCGCAGAATCATCTTCTAATATTGATAAAGATTATTTAGAGCCAGATGTGGTGGAGGAACTATTTGAGGAGGGATCTGCGCTGCTTTCAGAAAG GTTAGACTCAAAATATCCACTCTGTAACATGTTTAAGTTGTTTATCTGTGCTATTTGTCAAGTAGAATTGAAACCAGGAGAGGGTATTTCTATACATGCTAGCTCatcaaatttaggaaagttgcGTCCATGGGATGGCCCCTTCCTTTGCCCAAGTTGCCATGAGAAGAAAGAGGCCATGGAAGGGAAAAGACGGTCTGGAG ATACAGTAGTGGAAGTGACTAGGCAGCCCTCAGCCGTTTTTGCATTTTGA